One segment of Glandiceps talaboti chromosome 21, keGlaTala1.1, whole genome shotgun sequence DNA contains the following:
- the LOC144451757 gene encoding C-type lectin lectoxin-Thr1-like, giving the protein MAIVKIVFALLLSLASFHETRAACPDFWTAWEGNCYRFFDCAVEWTFAEAECQIASPLGHLASIHSDEENNFVFGLQGGSHNIWIGLNDRAEKDVYVWSDNTEFGYFTWQPGEPNNSCGLFCEERCVEQTLGDFVGRWNDQDCSSNRRYVCKMPDIPVTD; this is encoded by the exons ATGGCAATCGTTAAAATAGTCTTTGCTCTCTTGTTGTCTTTAGCGAGTTTCCATGAAA CTAGGGCTGCGTGCCCAGATTTCTGGACTGCTTGGGAGGGTAATTGCTACCGTTTCTTTGACTGTGCCGTCGAATGGACATTTGCCGAGGCAGAATGCCAAATAGCAAGTCCTCTGGGCCATTTGGCGTCTATTCATTCAGATGAAgaaaacaattttgtgtttggcTTACAAGGAGGCTCACACAACATCTGGATTGGCCTTAACGACAGAGCTGAA AAAGACGTGTATGTATGGAGTGATAATACGGAATTTGGGTACTTTACATGGCAGCCAGGCGAGCCAAACAACAGCTGTGGTTTATTTTGCGAAGAACGATGTGTCGAGCAAACATTAGGCGATTTCG TTGGGAGATGGAATGACCAAGATTGTAGCTCTAACAGACGTTACGTATGTAAAATGCCTGACATTCCAGTAACGGATTGA